A window of the Cucurbita pepo subsp. pepo cultivar mu-cu-16 chromosome LG01, ASM280686v2, whole genome shotgun sequence genome harbors these coding sequences:
- the LOC111793686 gene encoding probable LRR receptor-like serine/threonine-protein kinase At5g10290, translating to MKMMLVRMGELYLTILLLACFHNFALSDYQGDALFSLRRALNATENQLTDWNPNQVNPCTWTSVICNGNNVISVSLSAMGFTGTLSPKIGVLKSLSTLILQGNHITGEIPKDFGNLTNLVSLDLGNNSLTGHIPSSLGNLQKLQFLTLSHNRLTGTIPESLSSIPSLISLLLDSNDLTGPIPEQLFQTSKFNFSGNKLDCSGKFLHACASDSSNSGSSNKPKVGLIVGIIAGFTVALLLVGVLFFLCKGRYKGYKREEFVDVAGEVDRRIAFGQLKRFLWRELQHATDNFSEKNVLGQGGFGKVYKGVFADGTKVAVKRLTDYESPGGDAAFQREVEMISVAVHRNLLRLIGFCTTQTERLLVYPFMQNLSVAYRLRELKPGEAALDWPTRKRVALGTARGLEYLHEHCNPKIIHRDVKAANVLLDEDFEAVVGDFGLAKLVDVRKTNVTTQVRGTMGHIAPEYLSTGKSSERTDVFGYGIMLLELVTGQRAIDFSRLEEEDDVLLLDHVKKLEREKRLNAIVDRNLSNYNIQEVEMMIQVALLCTQPCSDDRPAMSQVVRMLEGEGLAERWEEWQHLEVTRRQEYERLQRRFEWGEDSIHRQDAIELSGGR from the exons GTGATGCTCTGTTTTCATTGAGACGCGCATTGAATGCAACAGAAAATCAGCTCACAGATTGGAACCCAAATCAAGTCAATCCATGTACTTGGACCAGTGTTATATGTAATGGAAACAATGTGATCTCTGT ATCCTTGTCAGCTATGGGCTTTACTGGAACTTTGTCCCCGAAAATTGGAGTTCTCAAATCACTTTCAACGCT GATTTTGCAGGGGAATCACATAACTGGAGAGATACCAAAGGATTTTGGAAACTTGACAAATTTGGTCAGTTTGGATTTGGGAAATAACAGCCTAACTGGCCATATACCATCGTCCCTGGGTAATCTTCAGAAACTACAGTTCCT AACTCTGAGTCATAATCGTCTAACTGGGACTATTCCTGAGTCACTCTCAAGCATTCCTAGCTTGATTAGTCT GCTTCTTGACTCAAATGATCTCACGGGCCCAATTCCGGAGCAGTtatttcaaacttcaaaattcaa CTTTTCTGGAAACAAGTTAGATTGTAGCGGGAAGTTTCTGCATGCCTGTGCTTCAGACAGTTCAAACTCAG GTTCTTCGAATAAACCTAAGGTTGGCCTTATTGTTGGAATTATAGCTGGGTTTACTGTTGCTCTCCTTTTGGTCGGtgtattatttttcttgtgcAAGGGTAGATATAAAGGCTACAAGCGCGAAGAGTTCGTAGATGTTGCAG GTGAAGTTGATCGAAGAATTGCATTTGGTCAGCTGAAAAGATTTTTATGGAGAGAACTGCAGCATGCTACAGACAACTTTAGTGAGAAAAATGTTTTAGGACAAGGAGGCTTTGGAAAGGTGTACAAAGGGGTGTTTGCCGATGGCACCAAAGTTGCAGTGAAACGGTTGACTGATTATGAAAGTCCAGGGGGAGATGCTGCTTTTCAGCGTGAAGTTGAGATGATTAGCGTAGCTGTTCATAGAAATCTGTTGCGGCTGATTGGGTTCTGTACGACTCAGACAGAACGCCTATTGGTGTATCCCTTTATGCAGAATTTGAGTGTTGCCTACCGTCTTCGAG AACTTAAGCCTGGGGAGGCTGCTTTAGATTGGCCTACTCGAAAACGTGTGGCATTGGGCACTGCTCGTGGTTTAGAGTATCTTCATGAACATTGCAATCCAAAGATTATTCATCGAGATGTTAAGGCAGCCAATGTATTGCTTGATGAAGATTTTGAAGCAGTTGTTGGCGATTTTGGCTTAGCAAAGTTGGTTGATGTTAGGAAGACTAATGTCACTACTCAAGTTCGAGGGACAATGGGCCACATAGCACCGGAGTACTTATCAACTGGAAAATCATCAGAAAGGACTGATGTTTTTGGTTATGGTATCATGCTTTTAGAACTTGTTACAGGGCAGCGCGCGATCGACTTCTCACgcttagaagaagaagacgatgtTTTACTACTCGACCAT GTTAAGAAACTAGAAAGAGAAAAGCGACTCAATGCTATCGTAGATCGGAATCTAAGTAACTACAACATTCAAGAGGTGGAGATGATGATCCAAGTTGCATTACTATGCACACAGCCATGTTCGGATGACCGTCCAGCAATGTCGCAAGTCGTTCGAATGCTTGAAGGAGAGGGATTGGCAGAGAGGTGGGAAGAATGGCAGCATTTGGAGGTTACTCGCAGACAAGAGTATGAGAGACTGCAGAGAAGATTTGAATGGGGAGAAGATTCAATTCATAGACAGGATGCAATCGAATTGTCTGGTGGAAGATGA